The Phoenix dactylifera cultivar Barhee BC4 chromosome 15, palm_55x_up_171113_PBpolish2nd_filt_p, whole genome shotgun sequence genome contains a region encoding:
- the LOC103711538 gene encoding putative uncharacterized protein DDB_G0290521: MANQPGRRQPFRFWHWVRPTPTSRPPPSPTGRPAARAPPGAPPPSAATPPPSRRPSPATSRSPSPTQEASPPRKEAATQEVSHAPSLSTPPLSRPESPTKKPVEPETEDSRPTVRALSPTTEQQEQSLSETAAQPPEAGNQTTQVSEPETVPVDTVRGTTPTQNLVLETEPAKEIKEEKSVTSEEESKKELPPVQEKPQIDTESKQDGEPSSQMGQELSMQISQPPQVEGKSKVEPELIEETQTSQIPQGEEKPEKIIEEMPNTELEVIKKKELPRSPESETAPEGTKNDEPKTKPGAQPAEKSTLSSDEPKDRAEIKSSMAEPDSEAPGPHADTGEPVTKPRSSVKQINVNDSKGRESTMGTRTIPWASPSHGDRASFHKEIDEGISKLVQKLKLGQSQQQGSESAVSIITLAGKNNGATMFLGQETTKKESDLHINKKAEASSGNKEIQKQMLSHTDSENPAITASINSNVQGINNSLLHESSCSEEDAGVHLALSIKPHQPAKSK, from the coding sequence ATGGCCAATCAACCTGGAAGGCGGCAGCCATTTCGCTTCTGGCACTGGGTCAGGCCAACTCCAACTTCACGCCCACCGCCATCCCCAACTGGACGGCCGGCTGCCCGGGCTCCACCAGGAGCACCGCCGCCGTCAGCAGCAACACCGCCACCGTCCAGGAGGCCATCTCCAGCGACTTCGAGATCTCCTTCACCAACCCAAGAAGCCTCCCCGCCCCGAAAAGAAGCAGCAACTCAGGAAGTGTCTCATGCCCCGTCTTTATCGACTCCACCTCTCTCGCGACCTGAATCACCCACCAAAAAGCCTGTAGAGCCCGAAACCGAAGATTCTCGACCTACGGTTCGGGCCTTGTCTCCGACCACCGAGCAGCAGGAGCAAAGCCTATCCGAAACGGCTGCACAGCCACCTGAGGCTGGAAACCAGACCACACAGGTCTCGGAGCCTGAAACAGTACCTGTCGATACTGTTCGTGGCACAACTCCTACGCAAAATCTTGTACTCGAAACGGAACCTGCTAAGgaaatcaaagaagaaaaatctgTAACAAGCGAAGAAGAATCGAAAAAGGAACTGCCCCCAGTACAAGAAAAGCCCCAAATAGATACGGAATCAAAACAAGACGGCGAACCTTCCTCCCAGATGGGTCAAGAATTAAGCATGCAAATCTCGCAGCCCCCACAAGTAGAAGGAAAATCGAAGGTAGAACCAGAACTAATAGAAGAGACGCAAACTTCCCAAATCCCGCAAGGTGAAGAAAAACCTGAAAAAATTATTGAAGAGATGCCAAATACAGAATTGGAAGTGATAAAAAAGAAGGAATTGCCAAGAAGCCCCGAGTCAGAAACTGCACCTGAAGGAACTAAAAATGATGAGCCTAAAACAAAACCAGGGGCACAGCCAGCCGAGAAATCAACCTTGTCTAGTGATGAGCCGAAGGATAGAGCTGAAATAAAGTCatccatggctgaacctgattccGAAGCACCCGGCCCGCATGCAGACACAGGCGAGCCCGTGACGAAACCTAGAAGCTCCGTCAAGCAGATAAACGTGAATGATTCCAAGGGAAGGGAGAGCACCATGGGGACTAGAACTATCCCATGGGCTTCACCATCCCATGGAGACCGAGCAAGCTTTCATAAAGAGATCGACGAGGGTATTTCCAAATTGGTTCAGAAGCTGAAACTTGGGCAGTCGCAGCAGCAAGGAAGTGAGAGCGCGGTAAGCATCATAACCTTGGCAGGTAAGAACAACGGTGCAACCATGTTTCTAGGACAGGAGACCACAAAGAAGGAAAGCGACCTCCACATTAACAAGAAAGCCGAGGCCAGCAGTGGTAATAAAGAGATCCAGAAGCAGATGTTGAGTCATACAGATAGCGAGAATCCAGCAATCACTGCAAGCATTAATAGCAATGTGCAAGGCATCAACAACTCGTTGCTGCATGAGAGCTCCTGCAGCGAAGAAGATGCAGGCGTTCACCTGGCTCTCTCTATAAAGCCACATCAGCCTGCCAAATCGAAGTAA
- the LOC103711536 gene encoding transcription factor BHLH094-like, translated as MYNDVCNAGDLVPLPTSMQSLQNSNDHDTSGIHGTRHPITSIANVSGNETGTKKWGNNSRKRKVENSSNQKVECGNTIEDGMKEGTERGGGGGATKESQQANRKKETSGDASKESMKPPKTEYIHVRARRGQATDSHSLAERVRRERISERMKYLQDLVPGCKKITGKACMLDEIINYVQSLQRQVEFLSMKLAAVNPRLDFNIDDFFGREINLACNPGAMPVLDMSSERWNSSYIQFNSLDRTAATCGFDMAMCSSDRVLGGTMSSPATVPGTILDSSLNVHGSSSSSWDAGLHNIYGVEFYQGKRPDFPFQSLQGDNLQNNIKTEM; from the exons ATGTACAACGATGTATGCAATGCTGGAGATCTTGTTCCTCTCCCCACCTCAATGCAATCTCTCCAAAACTCCAATGATCATGACACAAGCGGCATTCATGGCACCAGGCATCCAATTACCAGCATTGCCAATGTTTCAGGGAACGAAACAGGTACCAAGAAATGGGGCAATAATTCGAGGAAGAGAAAGGTCGAGAATAGCTCTAATCAAAAG GTGGAGTGCGGCAACACCATAGAGGATGGAATGAAAGAAGGcacagaaagaggaggaggaggaggagcaacAAAAGAGAGCCAGCAAGCGAACAGGAAAAAAGAAACCTCCGGAGACGCCTCAAAGGAGAGCATGAAGCCACCAAAGACTGAGTACATCCACGTTAGAGCGCGTCGAGGCCAGGCCACAGATAGTCATAGCTTGGCCGAGAGA GTGAGGAGGGAGAGGATCAGTGAGAGGATGAAGTACTTGCAGGACTTGGTGCCCGGGTGCAAAAAGATCACTGGAAAAGCCTGCATGCTCGATGAGATCATTAACTATGTTCAGTCTCTCCAGAGGCAAGTCGAG TTCTTATCCATGAAGCTCGCTGCAGTGAATCCGAGGCTGGACTTCAACATTGATGACTTCTTCGGTAGAGAG ATAAATCTAGCTTGCAATCCGGGTGCGATGCCGGTGCTCGACATGTCATCGGAGCGATGGAACTCGTCTTATATTCAGTTCAACTCCTTGGATCGAACAGCTGCTACTTGTGGATTCGACATGGCTATGTGCTCCTCAGATCGAGTCCTCGGTGGAACCATGAGTTCGCCTGCAACCGTGCCCGGCACAATCTTGGATTCGAGTCTCAAT GTCCAtggatcttcatcttcttcttgggACGCTGGCTTGCACAACATCTATGGGGTGGAATTTTATCAAGGGAAGAGGCCTGACTTCCCCTTCCAATCATTGCAAG GTGATAACTTGCAAAACAATATCAAGACGGAGATGTGA